In the genome of Drosophila yakuba strain Tai18E2 chromosome 3R, Prin_Dyak_Tai18E2_2.1, whole genome shotgun sequence, one region contains:
- the LOC26534746 gene encoding uncharacterized protein LOC26534746 yields IVFFKVHGSYKFNSLNCKVHSPDLGILKVCQIKAVDRKHNLINLVAFLNKTLSEVEIHFKMVKREIGGWHPFMYDMRIDVCKFFKNRSGFFIANLIYSFIKPFTNVNHTCPYMAGTEMRLWNWSPNEDAVLAKFPVDHGQYGLQTTWFIKKEVALKVNGSVLFFR; encoded by the exons ATAGTTTTCTTCAAGGTGCACGGGTCATATAAGTTCAATTCCCTCAATTGCAAAGTTCACTCTCCGGATCTGGGAATATTAAAGGTGTGCCAAATTAAGGCGGTTGATCGCAAGCACAATCTGATCAACCTTGTAGCCTTTTTGAATAAAACCTTATCAGAG GTTGAGATCCACTTTAAAATGGTTAAACGCGAGATTGGCGGCTGGCATCCCTTTATGTACGACATGCGAATAGACGTTTGCAAGTTCTTTAAGAATCGCAGTGGGTTCTTCATTGCCAATCTAATATATTCGTTTATAAAGCCATTCACAAATGTAAACCACACCTGTCCGTATATG GCTGGCACAGAGATGCGCCTTTGGAATTGGTCTCCCAATGAAGATgctgttttggccaaatttcCCGTAGACCATGGCCAATATGGCCTACAAACAACGTGGTTCATCAAAAAAGAGGTGGCATTGAAAGTAAATGGATCTGTACTATTTTTTAGGTGA
- the LOC26535462 gene encoding uncharacterized protein LOC26535462: MSMRLILIGLAILALAYGQPVPEVPEVVENAKPVQEINSEKPVLNAYQRTLFLLLPLLFPNEFYIPTTSG; the protein is encoded by the exons ATGTCCATGCGTTTGATTCTAATTGGCTTGGCCATCCTGGCATTGGCCTATGGACAACCTGTTCCAGAAGTTCCAGAAGTCGTTGAAA ATGCTAAGCCTGTCCAGGAGATAAATTCAGAAAAACCCGTATTAAATGCCTACCAACGGACccttttcctgctgctgcccctgctgttCCCTAACGAGTTCTATATACCGACTACCAGCGGCTAA
- the LOC6536487 gene encoding TATA box-binding protein-associated factor RNA polymerase I subunit B, translating to MEEVLETMQLENMQCDVCEGTTFQERAGFYYCVECGTQKDQIRAVDITAEDNFDETAAGRYTARTIRQRKDAEKEDEDDITSWEFYNYVLRGFLQELLNMGAKPELKLMTLQVWSAYLGSMEVAFSKSNKTGLPKLNVRALPIDARIIYNHKPFKKGKKGKKSTVTGDPNDERAKFRLWNRTKRNLDASGYRTHGGPSESEGEQSLHLQWSLRARKLLKRQMPLKHLDKHSRDSKGSMSCHSLRPRVKQLHSFDRNIYCLNIIKLYVVLGIALNMVEDDIQLSDLVRFIDEEHLTKRCMLNYLPANVAAKGKALLKDMELSKIKDKVTSKMLRLNIGYMSRFINLSEFQKPNLHSLAERYILELGLPPRLLKFVDSLIELYPPNFLNAVTIHLYPRCEARAMAYILYAMKLLFGLDDLKERNISESAAKINAQLLEVGGDGAPLLFVFTEWMEFVEIRKVIVSHYNQSFARRFGVATQTGCQVDDILAKEWKEKEQGETFGWMQGSAAMQRQHENLTHIIETMLKDHFGESSKESMEKERIDFQPSLTPAHSYFNRILLQATRSDGANMRIQIPDHMKVNHSLRDLDPFVLETTELSQYLSQHGLKLRVEELACQEDIQKVGIFRPLIVLRGDIREYRANTDIKTETWISELKKKEKRPDFRFSQPTGTYGARYLKRITMHKARREKIELNNPFWEVTETPSFLLKLNDTEVPLDSLSSLQTFEEGTMDPLNIPLDLPRRNLEKKVNPEESDSATDQGAEDIYDEPPSPDELLLQVSNFDCWLLHGYMRKIRQHDKQKLRQLFPCSFRWLLETCASTIGIVWEELYEELLVLEVMYHHSIRDWSNHRDFLCIQHNTQEKDIRTLARTYKEFW from the exons ATGGAGGAAGTTCTGGAGACGATGCAGCTGGAGAACATGCAGTGCGATGTGTGCGAGGGCACGACCTTCCAGGAGCGCGCGGGATTCTACTACTGCGTGGAGTGCGGCACACAGAAGGACCAGATTCGCGCAGTGGACATCACTGCCGAGGATAACTTCGATGAAACGGCCGCCGGCAGATACACAGCCAGGACAATCCGCCAGAGGAAGGATGCGGAGaaggaggatgaggacgacATCACCTCGTGGGAGTTCTACAACTATGTGCTGCGCGGCTTCCTCCAGGAGCTGCTCAACATGGGCGCCAAGCCGGAGCTAAAGCTTATGACCCTGCAGGTTTGGTCGGCGTACTTGGGCAGCATGGAGGTGGCCTTCAGCAAGAGCAACAAGACGGGACTGCCCAAACTGAATGTGCGGGCGCTGCCCAT AGATGCCCGTATCATCTACAACCATAAGCCATTCAAGAAAGGCAAGAAGGGCAAAAAGAGCACTGTAACAGGTGACCCAAATGACGAACGCGCCAAGTTTAGATTGTGGAACAGGACAAAG CGCAATCTAGACGCCTCCGGCTACCGCACGCACGGAGGACCTTCAGAGTCCGAAGGGGAGCAAAGTCTCCACCTGCAATGGTCGTTGCGCGCCCGCAAGTTACTGAAGCGCCAGATGCCGCTGAAGCACCTGGACAAGCACAGCCGCGACAGCAAGGGCAGTATGTCGTGCCACAGCTTAAGGCCGAGGGTCAAACAGCTGCACTCTTTTGACCGCAACATCTACTGCCTGAATATTATCAAGTTGTATGTAGTGCTGGGCATAGCCCTTAATATGGTGGAGGATGATATACAGCTATCGGACTTGGTGCGGTTCATTGATGAGGAGCACTTGACCAAGCGGTGCATGCTTAACTATCTGCCCGCAAATGTGGCGGCCAAGGGCAAGGCACTCCTCAAAGATATGGAGCTCAGCAAAATCAAAGACAAGGTTACCAGCAAG ATGCTTCGTTTAAACATCGGATATATGTCCCGATTCATAAACCTGTCTGAATTTCAAAAACCGAACTTGCATTCTCTAGCGGAGCGCTACATTCTGGAGTTGGGACTGCCACCACGTCTACTGAAATTCGTAGATAGCCTGATTGAGCTGTATCCCCCAAATTTCTTAAACGCCGTAACCATACACTTGTATCCGCGCTGCGAGGCAAGGGCTATGGCCTACATTCTGTACGCCATGAAGTTACTTTTCGGCTTGGATGATCTCAAGGAGCGGAATATATCCGAATCAGCTGCAAAAATCAACGCACAACTGCTGGAGGTCGGCGGAGATGGGGCTCccttgctttttgtttttaccgAATGGATGGAGTTTGTGGAGATAAGGAAAGTGATTGTCTCACATTACAACCAGAGTTTTGCCCGTCGCTTTGGAGTAGCCACGCAGACTGGTTGTCAGGTGGATGACATCCTGGCAAAAGAGTGGAAAGAGAAGGAGCAAGGCGAAACCTTCGGCTGGATGCAGGGATCCGCGGCAATGCAGCGTCAGCACGAAAACCTGACACACATTATTGAAACGATGCTCAAGGACCATTTTGGCGAATCCAGCAAAGAAAGTATGGAGAAAGAGCGCATTGATTTCCAACCCAGCTTGACACCAGCTCACTCCTACTTCAACAGAATCCTACTCCAAGCAACGCGCTCTGATGGTGCGAACATGAGGATACAAATTCCAGACCACATGAAAGTGAATCACTCGTTGCGGGACCTCGATCCCTTTGTGCTGGAGACGACCGAGCTGTCCCAGTATTTGTCCCAACATGGCCTAAAACTACGAGTGGAGGAGCTTGCCTGCCAGGAGGATATCCAGAAAGTGGGCATATTCCGTCCACTAATAGTACTCCGAGGTGACATCCGGGAATACCGCGCCAACACTGACATTAAAACCGAAACGTGGATCAGCGAGCTCAAAAAGAAGGAGAAACGGCCGGACTTCAGGTTCTCACAGCCCACTGGAACATATGGAGCACGCTATCTGAAACGAATAACAATGCATAAAGCAAGGCGTGAGAAAATTGAGTTAAATAATCCTTTTTGGGAAGTCACCGAGACGCCCAGCTTTCTTCTCAAGCTTAACGATACCGAGGTACCACTTGACAGCCTGAGCTCTCTGCAAACCTTCGAGGAAGGGACCATGGATCCCTTGAACATCCCTCTTGATCTACCCCGTCGCAATCTGGAAAAAAAGGTCAATCCAGAAGAGTCTGATAGTGCAACAGACCAGGGAGCGGAGGACATATATGACGAGCCGCCAAGTCCAGACGAGCTGCTGTTGCAAGTGTCCAACTTTGATTGCTGGCTTCTACACGGCTATATGAGGAAGATTCGGCAGCACGACAAGCAGAAACTGCGCCAGTTGTTCCCCTGTTCCTTCCGTTGGCTCTTGGAGACCTGTGCCAGCACAATCGGCATAGTTTGGGAAGAGCTTTACGAGGAACTGCTTGTCTTGGAAGTGATGTACCATCACAGCATCCGGGACTGGAGCAATCACAGGGATTTTCTGTGCATTCAACACAATACTCAGGAAAAAGACATCCGAACTCTGGCCAGAACGTACAAGGAGTTCTGGTAG